Proteins encoded together in one Hymenobacter monticola window:
- a CDS encoding AAA family ATPase — protein sequence MPSDSLNAASTLASLLTREHVLRALRQIAREGRPLPPSTVYELVYRGRRYPPRAVAELAYRLATGNPAAHWPRAAGAPTNALLEGLDFTISTKRPVLTSGSGPDGEEVARQQAEDLYTGLPKDTPEAPLPSAAAEPGAPYAPPAYSRTQALAELFIDETALDAALAGLQRRRNLLLQGPPGTGKTFLARRLAWLLLGAQDERRVELVQFHPSYGYEDFMLGFRPDAEGQFHLVPGVLPLLCQRAAADPGRPYFLLIDEVNRGNVPRIFGELLLLLEADKRGPAHALRLPYAPPDAPRFFVPENLYVIGTLNLADRSLSPLDYALRRRFAFVALAPQFGAPLRQYLTARQVPEAVIEQLCTRMAALNQAIADDPELGPDFEIGHSYFCQPPAEPAQATAWLRLIIEQEIGPLLADYWREQPATAAAQLRKLLA from the coding sequence ATGCCGTCCGATTCGCTCAACGCTGCCAGCACGCTCGCCTCCCTGCTCACCCGCGAGCACGTGCTGCGCGCCCTGCGCCAGATAGCGCGCGAAGGCCGGCCGCTGCCGCCCAGCACCGTGTACGAACTGGTGTACCGGGGCCGCCGATACCCGCCCCGCGCCGTGGCCGAGCTGGCCTACCGCCTGGCCACCGGCAACCCCGCCGCCCACTGGCCCCGCGCCGCCGGCGCGCCCACCAATGCCCTGCTCGAAGGCCTCGACTTCACCATCAGCACCAAGCGGCCGGTGCTCACCTCCGGCTCAGGCCCCGACGGCGAAGAAGTGGCCCGCCAGCAGGCCGAGGACTTGTACACCGGCCTGCCCAAAGACACGCCCGAAGCCCCGCTGCCCAGCGCTGCCGCCGAGCCGGGCGCCCCCTACGCGCCCCCGGCTTATTCCCGCACCCAGGCACTGGCCGAATTATTTATTGACGAAACTGCCCTCGATGCGGCCCTGGCCGGCCTGCAGCGCCGCCGCAACCTGCTGCTGCAAGGCCCGCCCGGCACGGGCAAGACCTTTCTGGCCCGGCGCCTGGCTTGGCTGCTGCTCGGTGCCCAGGACGAGCGCCGCGTGGAGCTGGTCCAGTTTCACCCCAGCTACGGCTACGAGGACTTCATGCTGGGCTTCCGGCCCGATGCGGAGGGGCAGTTCCACCTGGTACCGGGCGTGCTGCCGCTGCTGTGCCAGCGCGCCGCGGCCGACCCCGGCCGGCCCTATTTTCTGCTGATTGACGAAGTGAACCGCGGCAACGTGCCCCGCATATTCGGTGAGCTGCTGCTGCTGCTCGAAGCCGACAAGCGCGGCCCGGCCCACGCCCTGCGCCTGCCCTACGCTCCGCCCGATGCGCCCCGGTTTTTCGTGCCCGAGAATTTGTACGTCATCGGCACGCTCAACCTGGCCGACCGGTCGCTCAGCCCGCTCGACTATGCGCTGCGCCGCCGCTTCGCCTTCGTGGCGCTGGCACCGCAGTTTGGTGCGCCGCTCCGGCAGTACCTGACGGCGCGCCAGGTGCCCGAGGCCGTAATTGAACAGCTGTGCACCCGCATGGCCGCGCTCAATCAGGCTATTGCCGACGACCCCGAGCTGGGCCCTGACTTCGAAATCGGCCACAGCTACTTCTGCCAGCCGCCCGCGGAGCCGGCCCAGGCCACCGCGTGGCTGCGGCTGATTATTGAGCAGGAAATCGGCCCGCTGCTGGCCGACTACTGGCGCGAACAGCCCGCCACGGCCGCGGCGCAGCTACGTAAGCTGCTGGCGTAA
- a CDS encoding efflux RND transporter permease subunit, whose amino-acid sequence MQDLEKEFGPTSWSINNKTSIYIITVILCVAGIFAYIKLGKEKFPDIVIPRIIVATVYPGTSPADIENLVTRQLEKEIKSVNGVKKISSTSNQDYCIVDVEFNSGVDVQYAKQLIKDAVDKAATELPNDLPTAPTVKEINISEQPIMYVNLSGNLPAAQLKKYADDFQDKIEALPEITRVDIIGALDQQVNVDVDLNKLRASRLGFSDITRAIGGENLTVSGGSIDVGNQKRAVRVAGQYARAEDIADIQVKNLNGAAVRLGDIATVVDGFKDRESFARLDGKPAITLNVVKRQGENLIDASDKIKAIVKDAELTLPKELKVTITGDSSNDTRVTLHDLINTIIIGFLLVTAILMFFMGTTNAMFVGLSVPISMFLAFLIIPGFDFSLNMIVLFAFLLALGIVVDDAIVVIENTHRLLHEHPNLSTEKAAKFAAGEVFVPVLAGTLTTVAPFVPLMFWPGIVGSFMYYLPVTLIITLMSSLVVAFIMNPVFAVSFMAREEHFEEDLHSKPKATRGFLIAIGVLVALGILFNVLALGKTPEVGPDGETSGLLGHFLGNLCLALAGFIILDKYVLVKMIAWFQTRALPKFQNGYASLVRWAISHPVIVMVGVVIVFIGSFVAVGIRGPKVDFFPKGDPKFIYTYLRMPVGTRVEVTDSVTKVLENRIYGVIGRNNPDVESVITNVAIGAGDPSEATASGVSQSHMGKVGVAFKELSDRKGPATSTYMDKIREVVKGIPGAEVSVDQEASGPPQQKPIAIEVSGDDYPALAKLSKKVERYVDSLHISGIEDLRSNLEDRNPEIAVNIDRTRANREGISTGQIGLEVRTAIYGSEASKFKTPDDEYPIQVRYAKPYRNDVDAVVNAPLTFRDATGAVRQVPISSIATVSYGSTYGGIKRKDTKRVITISSNVLNGFTGPDVAAQVKQALKAFPVPNGYNVRMGGAEEDQKETTDFLPMAGIGALGLIFLILVTQFNSFSKPIIILSEVLFSIAGVFWGLAITGQNVSIVMTGVGIIALAGIVVKNGILLVEFTDILRAQGMPLREAIVLAGRTRLNPVILTATAATLGLIPLAIGLNIDFYELFASGNAHFFIGGESVTFWGPLAWTIIFGLVFATAITLLVVPVMYLLSETLKGKISGKNPDHVATISKEVDSEEIQAVRPPVLA is encoded by the coding sequence ATGCAAGACTTAGAGAAAGAGTTTGGGCCGACCAGTTGGTCCATCAACAACAAAACCAGCATCTACATCATCACGGTGATACTGTGCGTGGCGGGGATTTTTGCCTACATCAAGCTGGGCAAGGAGAAATTCCCCGACATCGTGATTCCGCGCATCATCGTGGCCACGGTGTACCCCGGCACCTCGCCGGCCGACATCGAGAACCTGGTGACGCGCCAGCTCGAAAAGGAGATTAAAAGCGTGAACGGGGTGAAGAAAATCAGCTCCACCTCGAACCAGGACTATTGCATCGTGGACGTGGAGTTCAACTCCGGCGTGGACGTGCAGTACGCCAAGCAGCTCATCAAGGACGCCGTGGACAAGGCCGCCACCGAGCTGCCCAACGACCTGCCCACCGCCCCCACGGTGAAGGAAATTAACATCTCGGAGCAGCCCATCATGTACGTCAACCTGAGCGGCAACCTGCCCGCCGCCCAGCTCAAAAAGTACGCCGACGACTTCCAGGACAAGATTGAGGCCCTGCCCGAAATCACCCGCGTCGACATTATCGGTGCCTTGGACCAGCAGGTGAACGTGGACGTGGACCTGAACAAGCTGCGCGCCTCGCGCCTGGGCTTCTCGGACATCACCCGCGCCATTGGCGGCGAAAACCTGACCGTGTCGGGCGGCTCCATTGATGTGGGCAATCAGAAGCGCGCCGTGCGCGTGGCCGGCCAGTATGCCCGGGCCGAGGACATTGCCGATATCCAGGTGAAGAACCTCAACGGCGCGGCCGTGCGCCTCGGCGACATTGCCACCGTGGTGGACGGCTTCAAGGACCGCGAAAGCTTCGCCCGCCTCGACGGCAAGCCTGCCATCACCCTGAACGTGGTGAAGCGCCAGGGCGAAAACCTGATTGACGCTTCGGACAAAATCAAGGCCATTGTGAAGGACGCCGAGCTGACGCTGCCCAAGGAGCTGAAAGTGACCATCACCGGCGACTCTTCGAACGACACCCGCGTGACGCTGCACGACCTCATCAACACCATCATCATCGGCTTCCTGTTGGTGACGGCCATCCTCATGTTCTTCATGGGCACCACCAACGCCATGTTCGTGGGCCTCTCGGTGCCGATTTCGATGTTCCTGGCCTTCCTCATCATCCCGGGCTTCGATTTTTCGCTGAACATGATTGTGCTCTTCGCCTTCCTGCTGGCGCTGGGCATTGTGGTGGACGATGCCATTGTGGTCATCGAAAACACCCACCGCCTGCTGCACGAGCACCCCAATCTGAGCACCGAAAAAGCCGCCAAATTCGCCGCCGGCGAGGTATTCGTGCCCGTGCTGGCCGGCACGCTCACCACGGTGGCGCCGTTTGTGCCGCTCATGTTCTGGCCCGGCATCGTGGGCTCGTTCATGTACTACCTGCCGGTCACGCTCATCATCACGCTCATGTCGTCGCTGGTGGTGGCTTTCATCATGAACCCGGTGTTTGCCGTGAGCTTCATGGCCCGCGAGGAGCATTTTGAAGAAGACCTGCACAGCAAGCCCAAAGCCACGCGCGGCTTCCTCATCGCCATCGGCGTGCTGGTGGCGCTGGGCATCCTGTTCAACGTGCTGGCCCTGGGCAAGACGCCCGAAGTCGGCCCCGACGGCGAAACGTCCGGCCTGCTGGGCCACTTCCTCGGCAACCTTTGCCTGGCCCTGGCCGGCTTCATCATCCTCGACAAATACGTGCTGGTGAAGATGATTGCCTGGTTCCAGACCCGCGCCCTGCCCAAGTTCCAGAACGGCTACGCCAGCCTGGTGCGCTGGGCCATCAGCCACCCGGTCATTGTCATGGTGGGCGTGGTCATCGTCTTCATCGGCTCGTTCGTGGCCGTGGGCATCCGCGGGCCCAAGGTGGACTTCTTCCCCAAAGGCGACCCCAAGTTCATCTACACCTACCTGCGCATGCCCGTCGGCACCCGCGTGGAAGTGACGGACTCGGTGACCAAAGTGCTCGAAAACCGCATCTACGGCGTCATCGGCCGCAACAACCCCGACGTGGAATCGGTGATTACCAACGTGGCCATCGGCGCCGGCGACCCCAGCGAGGCCACGGCTTCGGGCGTGTCGCAGTCGCACATGGGCAAGGTGGGCGTGGCCTTCAAGGAGCTGAGCGACCGCAAAGGCCCCGCCACCAGCACCTACATGGATAAAATCCGCGAGGTGGTGAAAGGCATCCCCGGCGCCGAGGTATCGGTGGACCAGGAAGCCAGCGGCCCGCCCCAGCAGAAGCCCATCGCCATCGAAGTGAGCGGCGACGACTACCCGGCCCTGGCCAAGCTCTCCAAGAAAGTGGAGCGCTACGTGGATTCCCTGCACATCAGCGGTATCGAGGACCTGCGCTCCAACCTGGAAGACCGCAACCCCGAAATCGCCGTCAACATCGACCGCACCCGCGCCAACCGCGAGGGCATCAGCACCGGCCAGATTGGCCTGGAAGTCCGCACCGCCATCTACGGCTCGGAAGCCAGCAAATTCAAGACGCCGGATGATGAATACCCCATCCAGGTGCGCTACGCCAAGCCCTACCGCAACGACGTGGACGCCGTGGTGAACGCCCCGCTCACCTTCCGCGACGCCACCGGCGCCGTGCGCCAGGTGCCCATCTCGTCCATCGCCACCGTCAGCTACGGCAGCACCTACGGCGGCATCAAGCGCAAAGACACCAAGCGCGTCATCACCATCAGCTCCAACGTGCTCAACGGCTTCACCGGCCCCGACGTGGCCGCCCAGGTGAAGCAGGCCCTCAAAGCCTTCCCCGTGCCCAACGGCTACAACGTGCGGATGGGCGGCGCCGAGGAAGACCAGAAGGAAACCACCGACTTCCTGCCCATGGCCGGCATCGGCGCGCTGGGCCTCATCTTCCTCATCCTCGTCACGCAGTTCAACTCGTTCAGTAAGCCGATTATCATCCTCTCTGAAGTGCTGTTCTCGATTGCGGGCGTGTTCTGGGGCCTGGCCATCACGGGCCAGAACGTGAGCATCGTGATGACGGGCGTGGGCATCATCGCCCTGGCCGGCATCGTGGTGAAAAACGGGATTCTGCTGGTCGAATTCACCGACATCCTGCGCGCCCAGGGCATGCCGCTGCGCGAGGCCATCGTGCTGGCCGGCCGCACCCGCCTCAACCCCGTGATTCTGACGGCCACGGCCGCCACGCTGGGCCTCATCCCGCTGGCCATCGGCCTGAACATCGACTTCTACGAGCTGTTCGCCTCCGGCAACGCCCACTTCTTCATCGGTGGCGAATCGGTGACGTTCTGGGGCCCGCTGGCCTGGACCATCATCTTCGGCCTGGTGTTCGCTACGGCCATCACCCTGCTGGTGGTGCCGGTGATGTATCTGCTGAGCGAAACGCTCAAAGGAAAAATTTCGGGAAAAAATCCCGACCACGTTGCAACCATTTCCAAAGAGGTGGACTCTGAAGAAATACAGGCGGTACGGCCGCCTGTACTAGCCTAG
- a CDS encoding TolB family protein yields the protein MSVLCLLAVPARAQVSRSQPNAGFCEQIVISSLDGTGGFEYPAWGAARFNPADDNQVAALRSEIDSTGVVRRHLYLLNLKTHTQKRLVRDVGCQLAWGRTGWLVLERGSQLWRVKANGDSLARLAPAASGALYPAWSPDGRLLACWQPDSLDTGTWALTLLSPAGRRVRVLPTPGIGLFGPPTWSPDGRKLAFLGRPEKEHQYYMPSIYELELATGKIRTVRQASERHYPKAASVHWLKNGKQLLWRDSERNLAVLNVATGRPRGKAESGPPRVRILSLDVAAGSQRLVMVVWEAFRAPGPGAGTLFYRSRLATAALPGKKLRYW from the coding sequence TTGTCAGTACTTTGCCTGTTGGCCGTGCCGGCGCGGGCGCAAGTTTCGCGCAGCCAGCCCAATGCCGGTTTTTGCGAGCAGATTGTCATCAGCAGCTTGGACGGTACGGGTGGGTTTGAGTACCCGGCGTGGGGCGCTGCGCGCTTCAACCCCGCCGATGATAACCAGGTGGCCGCGTTGCGCAGCGAAATAGACAGTACCGGCGTGGTGCGGCGCCACCTCTACCTGCTGAACCTGAAGACGCATACGCAGAAGCGGCTGGTGCGCGACGTGGGCTGCCAGCTGGCCTGGGGCCGCACCGGCTGGCTGGTGCTGGAGCGTGGCAGCCAGTTGTGGCGGGTGAAGGCCAACGGCGACAGCCTGGCCCGCCTGGCGCCTGCCGCCAGCGGCGCCCTGTACCCAGCCTGGAGCCCCGATGGCCGCCTGCTGGCCTGCTGGCAACCTGACAGCCTCGACACCGGTACCTGGGCGCTCACGCTGCTCTCGCCGGCCGGCCGCCGGGTGCGGGTGCTGCCAACGCCAGGAATAGGCTTGTTCGGGCCGCCTACGTGGTCGCCCGATGGCCGCAAGCTGGCCTTTCTCGGCCGGCCCGAAAAAGAGCATCAGTACTACATGCCCAGCATTTACGAACTGGAGCTGGCCACCGGCAAAATCCGGACGGTGCGCCAAGCCTCGGAGCGACACTACCCAAAAGCTGCCAGTGTGCATTGGCTCAAAAATGGCAAGCAACTGTTGTGGCGCGATTCTGAACGGAACTTGGCCGTGCTCAACGTGGCCACTGGCCGGCCGCGGGGCAAGGCCGAATCCGGGCCGCCACGCGTGCGCATCCTGTCGCTGGACGTAGCCGCCGGTAGCCAACGGCTGGTGATGGTGGTGTGGGAAGCATTCCGGGCGCCTGGTCCGGGGGCGGGCACACTATTTTACCGGAGCCGGCTGGCCACGGCCGCGCTGCCTGGCAAGAAACTGCGGTACTGGTAA
- a CDS encoding S1 family peptidase yields MMTEADYYALFEAYSHGELAGPARTSLEARLAADPDFALRYADFKELTGTLRGYRQRQQTREQLRGIHAAMLTAEAPTEAPVAEKASPFTHTVNPMLRISRTERKLREFWSGHRATVGVAASVAVMAVFATLLGLDIWRSSKVQAPASIQWMRREINNLKQNQRALNRTIERIDGKTVLPPPFKDGKFGGTGFALTAEGYLVTSYHVIKGADSLQVEGRDRQRYRVEPVYSDKAHDLAILRITDKRFTGFGRLPYTFKAGQADLGERVFTLGYPREDVVYGEGSLSARSGFEGDTAAYQISIPVNPGNSGGPLLDAQGNLIGVINARQNDLEGTSFATKSSYLVRLVDSLRNTQPATPYRLPKSNQLTGAARPQQLKKLQDYVFVVKVFEN; encoded by the coding sequence ATGATGACTGAAGCAGACTATTACGCCTTATTTGAAGCTTACTCGCACGGCGAGCTGGCCGGGCCCGCCCGCACCAGCCTCGAAGCGCGCCTGGCGGCCGACCCGGACTTTGCCCTGCGCTACGCCGACTTCAAGGAGCTGACCGGCACGCTGCGCGGCTACCGCCAGCGCCAGCAGACGCGTGAGCAGCTGCGCGGCATTCACGCCGCCATGCTGACCGCCGAGGCCCCGACCGAAGCGCCCGTGGCCGAAAAAGCCAGCCCCTTCACCCACACCGTGAACCCGATGCTGCGCATCTCGCGCACCGAGCGCAAGCTGCGCGAGTTTTGGAGCGGGCACCGCGCCACGGTGGGCGTGGCCGCCTCGGTGGCCGTGATGGCCGTGTTTGCCACGCTCCTGGGCCTGGACATCTGGCGCAGTTCGAAGGTGCAGGCGCCGGCTTCCATTCAGTGGATGCGCCGCGAAATCAACAACCTTAAACAAAACCAGCGGGCCCTCAACCGCACCATTGAGCGCATCGACGGCAAAACGGTGTTGCCGCCGCCTTTTAAGGACGGCAAGTTTGGCGGCACGGGCTTCGCTCTGACGGCGGAAGGCTATCTAGTAACGAGCTACCACGTTATCAAAGGAGCCGATTCACTGCAGGTGGAGGGACGCGACCGGCAGCGCTACCGCGTCGAGCCGGTGTATTCTGACAAAGCCCACGACCTGGCCATTCTGCGCATCACCGACAAGCGCTTCACCGGCTTCGGCCGCCTGCCCTACACCTTCAAAGCTGGCCAGGCCGACCTGGGCGAGCGGGTGTTTACGCTGGGCTACCCGCGTGAAGACGTGGTGTACGGCGAAGGCTCCCTGAGCGCGCGCTCGGGCTTCGAAGGCGACACGGCGGCTTACCAAATCAGCATTCCGGTGAACCCCGGCAACTCGGGCGGGCCGCTGCTCGACGCGCAGGGCAATCTGATTGGGGTTATCAATGCCCGGCAGAATGACTTGGAAGGCACTTCCTTCGCCACCAAGTCGTCGTACCTGGTGCGGCTCGTGGATTCGCTGCGCAACACCCAGCCCGCAACGCCCTACCGCCTGCCCAAATCGAACCAGCTGACCGGTGCCGCCCGTCCGCAGCAGCTGAAGAAGCTGCAGGACTACGTGTTCGTGGTGAAGGTATTTGAAAACTAA
- a CDS encoding acyl carrier protein — translation MYVSTSTAHHTPTIEQQVFRIISKRKAIRASRVRKTASLARDLRFDTVDVVDIILELERNFSITIPDEVPLTTVGDFVRYVREHAAAA, via the coding sequence ATGTACGTATCCACTAGCACCGCTCACCACACGCCCACCATCGAGCAGCAGGTTTTCCGCATCATCAGCAAGCGCAAGGCCATCCGGGCCAGCCGCGTGCGCAAAACCGCCAGCCTCGCCCGCGACCTGCGCTTCGACACCGTCGACGTGGTCGACATCATCCTCGAGCTGGAGCGCAACTTCAGCATCACCATCCCCGACGAAGTGCCCCTCACCACCGTGGGCGATTTCGTGCGCTACGTGCGCGAGCACGCCGCCGCCGCTTAA
- a CDS encoding RNA polymerase sigma factor, with the protein MSRGNPTSSSLTPTDDALIAAIRSGDERALAHLYRLHWPMVSHFVLQNSGSEDDAQDVYQEGVMVFYEKVRDNSLELSCQIKTYLYAVCRRLWLKRLTSKSRFGVRLLDDEEHGPYLNTGAEEDVLAAEEQDRRFTTMSEALNHLGEPCRSLLEGFYLHDKSMQDLTAEFGYTNADNAKNQKYKCLVRLKKLFFAHYKEEPI; encoded by the coding sequence ATGAGCAGGGGCAATCCAACTTCCTCTTCTTTGACTCCTACCGACGATGCGCTGATTGCCGCCATTCGCTCCGGCGATGAGCGGGCGCTGGCCCACCTCTACCGGCTGCACTGGCCCATGGTGTCGCACTTCGTGCTGCAAAACAGCGGCTCCGAAGACGACGCCCAGGACGTGTACCAGGAGGGCGTGATGGTGTTTTATGAAAAGGTGCGCGACAACTCCCTGGAGCTGAGCTGCCAGATTAAAACCTACCTCTACGCCGTGTGCCGCCGCCTGTGGCTGAAGCGCCTCACGAGCAAAAGCCGCTTTGGCGTGCGCCTGCTCGACGACGAGGAGCACGGCCCCTACCTCAACACGGGGGCCGAGGAAGACGTGCTGGCCGCCGAGGAACAGGACCGCCGCTTCACCACCATGAGCGAGGCCCTGAACCACCTGGGGGAGCCTTGTCGTTCGCTTTTGGAAGGCTTCTACCTGCACGACAAGTCGATGCAGGACCTCACGGCAGAATTCGGCTACACCAACGCCGACAATGCCAAAAACCAGAAATACAAGTGCCTCGTGCGCCTCAAAAAACTATTCTTTGCCCATTATAAAGAAGAGCCTATTTAG
- a CDS encoding isopenicillin N synthase family dioxygenase, translating into MQDQLLDQIPSLDLADFRSGDPERKARFVQQLGEAYQNIGFVALKNHGLNDEQTKQLYADVQAFFQLPDAAKQRYENPELAGQRGYISKGKEHAKGRNTGDLKEFYHVGQEVETEDPIKNEYPANIWPEEVPSFKESTFRAYRTLESAGQDVLRAIALYLHLPENYFDDKVKHGNSILRPIHYFPIEDPDAVPADAVRAAEHGDINLITLLMGASADGLQVKRRDDKWIPITALPDQIVVNVGDMLQRLTNGVLKSTIHRVVNPAREKMNTSRYSIPFFMHPRSEMSLAALDHCVTPDNPKKEADITAGEFLNERLIELGLKKK; encoded by the coding sequence ATGCAAGACCAACTTCTTGACCAAATTCCCTCGCTCGACCTCGCCGATTTCCGCTCCGGCGACCCCGAGCGCAAGGCCCGCTTCGTGCAGCAGCTCGGCGAGGCCTACCAAAACATTGGTTTCGTGGCCCTGAAAAACCACGGCCTCAACGACGAACAAACCAAACAATTGTACGCCGACGTGCAGGCATTTTTCCAACTGCCCGACGCCGCCAAGCAGCGCTACGAAAACCCCGAGCTGGCCGGCCAGCGCGGCTACATCAGCAAGGGCAAGGAGCACGCCAAGGGCCGCAACACCGGCGACCTGAAGGAGTTCTACCACGTGGGCCAGGAAGTAGAAACCGAGGACCCCATCAAGAACGAGTACCCGGCCAACATCTGGCCCGAGGAAGTGCCCTCCTTTAAGGAAAGCACTTTCCGCGCCTACCGCACGCTCGAAAGCGCCGGCCAGGACGTGCTGCGCGCCATTGCGCTGTACCTGCACCTGCCCGAAAACTACTTCGACGACAAGGTGAAGCACGGCAACAGCATCCTGCGCCCCATTCACTACTTCCCCATCGAAGACCCGGACGCGGTGCCAGCCGACGCTGTGCGCGCCGCCGAACACGGCGACATCAACCTGATTACTTTGCTAATGGGCGCCAGCGCCGATGGGCTGCAGGTGAAGCGCCGCGACGACAAGTGGATTCCCATCACGGCCCTGCCCGACCAGATTGTGGTGAACGTGGGCGACATGCTCCAGCGCCTCACCAACGGCGTGCTGAAGTCCACCATCCACCGCGTGGTGAACCCCGCCCGCGAGAAAATGAACACCTCACGCTACAGCATTCCGTTCTTCATGCACCCGCGCTCCGAAATGAGCCTGGCCGCCCTCGACCACTGCGTGACGCCCGACAACCCCAAGAAGGAAGCCGACATCACGGCCGGCGAGTTCCTGAACGAGCGCCTGATTGAGCTGGGCCTGAAGAAGAAATAA
- a CDS encoding 5-methylcytosine restriction system specificity protein McrC — MIPLATLYYFLCYAWNRLPEPAVLQASEATPFHRPLGLLAQVLLHATRRLLRAGLPRTFAPHTAELTSLRGRVELAPSLGRGLLAQGRAVCSFDELTADSPLHRLLAQTLDALARAPDLPVALRRELGHVRRRLPVASTNTPLPAATAATFRELRRQRPSSQDAFLLHVCELVWLTALPEPAANGRRRFADFRRDEVLMARLFEQFTRNFFRREQRHYRVYAETIAWQADAPQPDDLALLPTMLTDTTLEASDRKIILDTKYYAAALRPRYDRQRLISPHLYQLYAYLQNQRPASGQALEGILLYPTATQAVDVRYTLGGHPVRVITLNLQQPWAGIAADLLALIA, encoded by the coding sequence ATGATTCCGCTCGCCACGCTCTACTACTTCCTGTGCTACGCCTGGAACCGGCTGCCCGAGCCGGCCGTGCTCCAAGCCAGCGAGGCCACGCCGTTTCACCGGCCACTGGGGCTGCTGGCGCAGGTGCTGCTGCACGCCACGCGCCGCCTGCTGCGCGCCGGCCTGCCGCGCACGTTCGCCCCCCACACCGCTGAGCTTACCAGCCTGCGCGGGCGCGTGGAGCTGGCGCCCAGCCTCGGGCGGGGCCTGCTGGCGCAGGGCCGCGCCGTGTGCTCGTTCGATGAATTGACGGCGGATTCGCCGCTGCACCGGCTGCTGGCGCAAACGCTGGACGCGCTGGCGCGCGCCCCGGACCTGCCGGTGGCATTGCGACGCGAGCTGGGCCACGTGCGCCGCCGCCTGCCCGTAGCCTCCACTAATACCCCCCTACCCGCTGCCACCGCCGCTACGTTCCGCGAACTGCGGCGGCAGCGTCCGAGCAGCCAGGATGCCTTTTTGCTGCACGTATGCGAACTGGTGTGGCTCACGGCCCTGCCCGAGCCGGCTGCGAACGGCCGGCGCCGCTTCGCCGACTTCCGGCGCGACGAGGTACTGATGGCGCGGTTGTTTGAGCAATTCACGCGCAATTTTTTCCGCCGCGAGCAGCGCCACTACCGTGTGTACGCCGAAACCATTGCCTGGCAGGCCGATGCCCCGCAGCCCGACGACCTGGCCCTGCTGCCCACCATGCTCACCGACACAACCCTGGAGGCGTCCGACCGCAAAATCATCCTCGACACCAAGTATTACGCCGCAGCTCTGCGCCCGCGCTACGACCGGCAGCGCCTCATCTCGCCGCACCTCTACCAGCTCTACGCCTACCTCCAAAACCAGCGCCCCGCCTCCGGTCAGGCCCTCGAAGGCATTCTGCTTTACCCCACCGCCACCCAAGCCGTGGACGTGCGCTACACCCTGGGCGGCCACCCGGTGCGCGTCATCACCCTCAACCTGCAGCAGCCCTGGGCTGGCATAGCGGCCGATTTATTGGCCTTAATTGCTTAA